The proteins below are encoded in one region of Zerene cesonia ecotype Mississippi chromosome 26, Zerene_cesonia_1.1, whole genome shotgun sequence:
- the LOC119837219 gene encoding non-canonical poly(A) RNA polymerase protein Trf4-1-like — MDPYVGWYQPEQEGPAKRLWLRIWETQSETDKMNLKNLENANPNVNKAQDFIPINDVNGENRNNNYFNPTRRKANDNRASTFNLNQNHDALIGEYGGCPWRIPNYHYKPGILGLHEEIEHFYMYMSPTETEHLVRSTVVTRIRSAILSLWPQARVEVFGSFRTGLYLPTSDIDLVVIGQWEKLPLWTLERELVNQDIAEKESIKVLEKATVPIVKMTDKYSDVKVDISFNMSSGVKSAELIKQYKEKYPVLSRLVMVLKQFLLQRDLNEVFTGGISSYSLILMCISFLQLHPRPERLRQPHNLGVLLIEFFELYGRKFNYVKTAIRVKNGGSYVSKDEIQKEMNDGHRPSLLCIEDPLTPGNDIGRSSYGAIQVKQAFDYGYIILQQAVAGGSALLLRHSVLGRVVRVTDHVLQYRRWVRDTFEPYFFPHRPPAPPAAPLAAPLAAPLAAPPAAAPPAPRDPSDSEPDWSDGSGGGDVEGESTEGVGGVGGAGGVGGVGGVGGEARRTSPPPLSALQCSSPTPRRVSAHQSLIIHHITSNSDFNNIPSGVMQARYNNNNNNSSSSGGGGTTNSSGNSAGGAGGAGGAGGAGGAGGEHKRCGRAFSSKQRRHSPPRYRADRGHKKRRQLAQPR, encoded by the exons ATGGATCCCTACGTCGGGTGGTATCAGCCCGAGCAGGAAGGACCCGCGAAGCGATTGTGGCTTCGTATATGGGAAACTCAAAGTGAAACAGACAAAATGAACCTCAAAAACTTAGAGAACGCTAATCCTAATGTGAATAAAGCACAAGACTTTATACCAATAAATGATGTGAATGGTGAAAAtaggaataataattatttcaatccTACACGGAGGAAAGCAAACGATAACCGCGCATCTACGTTTAACCTGAATCAGAACCACGATGCTCTCATAGGTGAATACGGGGGCTGCCCTTGGCGGATACCCAACTACCATTATAAGCCTGGGATACTCGG GCTGCACGAAGAGATCGAGCACTTCTACATGTACATGTCGCCGACGGAGACGGAGCACCTGGTGCGCTCGACGGTGGTGACGCGCATACGCAGCGCGATCCTTTCGCTGTGGCCGCAGGCGCGCGTCGAGGTGTTCGGCTCTTTCCGCACCGGCCTCTATCTGCCCACTAGTGACATCGATCTGGTTGTTATTG GTCAATGGGAGAAGTTGCCGCTGTGGACGTTGGAGCGCGAGCTGGTGAACCAGGACATCGCGGAGAAGGAGAGCATCAAGGTGCTCGAGAAGGCCACCGTGCCCATCGTCAAGATGACCGACAAATACTCCGATGTTAAG GTCGACATCTCGTTCAATATGAGCAGTGGAGTCAAAAGCGCCGAGCTCATAAAACAGTATAAG GAAAAATACCCTGTGCTCTCACGGCTAGTCATGGTGCTGAAACAGTTCCTGCTCCAACGGGACCTGAACGAGGTGTTCACCGGAGGCATCTCCTCCTATTCCCTCATACTGATGTGCATCAGCTTCCTGCAGTTGCACCCTCGGCCGGAGAGGCTCAGGCAGCCACATAACCTCGGCGTCCTGCTGATTGAGTTCTTCGAACTGTATGGAAGGAAGTTCAATTATGTGAAGACGGCGATACGCGTCAAGAACGGAGGCTCGTATGTGTCCAAGGACGAGATACAGAAG GAGATGAATGACGGGCACCGTCCATCGTTGTTGTGTATCGAGGACCCGCTGACGCCGGGCAACGATATCGGCCGGTCTAGTTATGGCGCTATACAAGTTAAACAG GCGTTCGACTACGGCTACATAATCCTGCAGCAGGCGGTGGCGGGCGGCAGCGCGCTGCTGCTGCGGCACAGCGTGCTCGGGCGCGTGGTGCGCGTGACAGACCACGTGCTGCAGTACCGGCGCTGGGTGCGCGACACCTTCGAGCCCTACTTCTTCCCGCACcggccgcccgcgccgcccgccgcgccgctcGCCGCACCGCTCGCCGCGCCGctcgccgcgccgcccgccgccgcgccgcccgcgccccgcgACCCCTCCGACAGCGAGCCG GACTGGTCGGACGGATCAGGGGGCGGAGACGTCGAAGGCGAAAGTACGGAAGGCGTGGGGGGTGTTGGAGGTGCTGGAGGTGTGGGTGGTGTGGGGGGTGTTGGGGGCGAGGCGCGGCGCACGTCGCCGCCGCCGCTGTCGGCGCTGCAGTGCTCGTCGCCCACGCCGCGCCGCGTGTCCGCGCACCAGAGCCTCATCATACACCACATTACCAGCAATTCGGATTTCAACAACATACCCTCGG GTGTAATGCAAGCGCgctacaacaacaacaacaacaacagcaGCAGCAGCGGTGGCGGCGGCACCACGAACAGCTCGGGGAACAgtgcgggcggcgcgggcggggcgggcggcgcgggcggcgcggggggcgcgggcggcgagCACAAGCGCTGCGGGCGCGCCTTCAGCTCGAAGCAGCGCCGTCACTCGCCGCCGCGCTACCGCGCCGACCGCGGCCACAAGAAGCGCCGCCAGCTCGCGCAGCCGCGATGA